A genomic segment from ANME-2 cluster archaeon encodes:
- a CDS encoding MATE family efflux transporter — MIIGMVGMVAFNLVDTFFVGQLGTQELAALSFTFPIIMVIVSLAMGIGTGASAVISQAIGRGDHHKVQRLTTDSLILSFLLVAFFVAFGMLTIEPLFILLGAEPEIIPLIREYMVIWYPGVLFVIIPMVGNNAIRATGDTKTPSAIMLVAVVVNIILDPLLIFGLGPFPMLGLTGAAIATVVSRAITLVVALWVLYYRDRMITFEPPAQKEVIDSWKSILYIGLPVAGTRLLSPVAMVVIYALVASYGHEAVAAFGVGIRIEFFAMAVIFALSTVIGPFVGQNWGARRFDRVNLGVKYSNVFSLAWGVAMFTTLALAARPIASLFNDDPQVISIIMLYLWIVPIGYALFGVFLISTMILNVLNKPIPAAVLMVIQMFGLYIPLAYVGSYLFGLTGIFGAIVLAYSLSGIASYFVLKRMLAIGG, encoded by the coding sequence ATGATAATCGGTATGGTAGGCATGGTAGCATTCAACCTTGTAGACACATTTTTTGTCGGTCAATTGGGCACACAGGAACTGGCAGCACTGAGTTTCACCTTTCCAATAATAATGGTAATCGTCAGCCTGGCAATGGGAATAGGAACCGGAGCCTCAGCTGTCATCTCACAAGCCATCGGCAGGGGCGACCATCATAAAGTACAGCGGCTCACAACAGACAGCCTTATCCTATCGTTCCTTCTGGTCGCATTCTTTGTAGCCTTCGGGATGCTGACCATCGAGCCCCTGTTCATTCTCCTCGGTGCAGAGCCCGAGATTATACCCCTGATAAGAGAATACATGGTCATCTGGTATCCCGGTGTGCTCTTTGTCATAATCCCCATGGTAGGGAATAATGCAATCCGCGCAACAGGCGATACCAAAACCCCAAGCGCCATAATGCTAGTGGCCGTGGTTGTAAATATCATACTCGACCCCCTGTTGATATTCGGGCTCGGTCCTTTCCCCATGCTAGGACTCACAGGAGCAGCCATTGCTACTGTTGTTTCAAGAGCCATTACGCTGGTCGTCGCTCTGTGGGTGCTTTATTATCGTGACAGGATGATAACATTTGAACCGCCTGCCCAAAAAGAAGTAATCGATTCATGGAAGAGCATCCTGTACATCGGACTGCCTGTTGCCGGGACCAGACTGCTCTCTCCCGTTGCCATGGTTGTTATCTACGCCTTAGTGGCATCATACGGCCATGAAGCAGTAGCTGCCTTTGGTGTAGGTATCCGCATCGAATTCTTTGCCATGGCCGTGATCTTTGCCCTGTCAACGGTTATAGGGCCGTTTGTCGGCCAGAACTGGGGTGCCCGCCGGTTTGATAGGGTGAATCTGGGTGTCAAATACAGTAATGTTTTTTCACTGGCCTGGGGTGTGGCAATGTTCACCACGCTTGCGTTAGCAGCCCGGCCAATTGCCTCATTGTTCAATGACGACCCACAGGTCATATCAATAATTATGCTCTATCTGTGGATCGTCCCTATAGGATATGCTTTATTTGGTGTTTTCTTAATATCGACCATGATCTTGAATGTGTTGAATAAACCTATTCCTGCAGCAGTCCTCATGGTGATACAGATGTTCGGCCTGTATATCCCACTGGCTTATGTGGGGTCATACCTGTTCGGTCTCACAGGGATTTTTGGTGCAATAGTGCTGGCATATTCATTAAGTGGAATTGCATCTTATTTCGTGCTTAAAAGAATGCTCGCAATCGGAGGCTGA
- a CDS encoding MFS transporter, with protein sequence MISRELIEQPDEASIKTSALIAATLASFLTPFMGSSVVIALKYIDIEFAVDAVLLSWIATSYLLAAAVFLVPFGRIADIYGRRKIFIYGIMIFTVSSFLCAISPSVIVLIIFRILQGMGSAMIFGTAVAIVTSVFPVGERGRALGINVAAVYLGLTLGPFLGGFLTQHFGWRSIFLVNVPLGIIVIFFTIWKMKGEWADAKGESFDLRGSIIYGIVLVSIMYGLSLLPNIPGAWLIFIGIAGILLFIYWEKKVEHPVVNMNIFSNNRAFTFSNLAALIHYSATFAVSFLLSLYLQYIKGLPPQSAGLVLVAQPFVMTVLSPMAGKISDMVEPRVVASMGMMVMTIGLFLFTLLDNETTLTFIVLNLILLGFGYAMFSSPNTNAIMTSVEKRYYGIASGTMGTMRLVGQMLSMGITMLLFTVFMGRTQITPEYYSPFIESIKAAFMIFSVLCFAGIFASMARGKVH encoded by the coding sequence ATGATTTCCAGAGAACTCATCGAACAGCCGGATGAAGCAAGCATAAAAACATCTGCACTCATCGCAGCTACACTGGCATCATTCCTTACTCCTTTCATGGGCTCATCCGTGGTTATTGCGCTCAAATACATTGACATCGAATTTGCTGTTGATGCTGTATTGCTGAGCTGGATCGCAACCTCGTATCTACTAGCTGCTGCAGTGTTCCTGGTTCCATTCGGGAGAATTGCAGATATCTATGGAAGGAGGAAAATATTCATATATGGAATCATGATATTCACAGTCTCTTCTTTCCTCTGTGCAATTTCACCATCGGTCATTGTACTCATCATATTCAGGATATTGCAGGGAATGGGAAGTGCAATGATCTTTGGGACTGCTGTAGCTATAGTCACGTCAGTATTTCCGGTTGGAGAGCGGGGACGAGCCCTGGGAATAAATGTAGCAGCAGTCTATCTGGGACTTACCCTCGGTCCTTTTTTGGGCGGCTTCCTTACACAGCATTTCGGGTGGCGAAGTATCTTCCTGGTAAATGTACCTCTCGGCATAATTGTGATATTCTTCACCATCTGGAAAATGAAGGGAGAATGGGCAGATGCAAAAGGAGAAAGTTTTGACCTTAGAGGTTCGATCATTTACGGAATAGTACTGGTATCTATAATGTATGGTCTTTCCCTTCTGCCCAATATCCCGGGTGCCTGGCTGATATTCATCGGTATTGCAGGGATATTGTTGTTTATTTACTGGGAAAAGAAAGTGGAGCATCCTGTAGTGAATATGAACATTTTCAGCAATAACAGGGCCTTTACATTCTCCAATCTGGCGGCTCTTATCCATTATTCTGCTACTTTTGCGGTCTCGTTCCTTTTGAGCCTTTATCTGCAATACATTAAAGGACTGCCCCCCCAAAGTGCGGGTTTAGTGCTGGTGGCGCAGCCTTTTGTGATGACTGTTCTCTCACCCATGGCAGGCAAGATCTCAGACATGGTCGAGCCGCGAGTAGTGGCTTCAATGGGGATGATGGTGATGACAATAGGGCTCTTCCTTTTCACCTTACTGGACAATGAAACGACCCTGACATTTATTGTACTCAATCTGATATTACTTGGCTTTGGTTATGCTATGTTCTCATCACCCAATACCAATGCCATCATGACCAGTGTGGAAAAAAGATATTATGGAATTGCTTCCGGAACAATGGGTACGATGCGGCTGGTGGGGCAGATGCTGAGTATGGGAATTACCATGTTATTATTTACAGTATTTATGGGCAGGACACAGATAACACCAGAATATTATTCTCCTTTTATTGAAAGTATAAAGGCTGCTTTCATGATCTTTTCGGTTCTGTGTTTTGCCGGGATATTTGCATCTATGGCACGGGGCAAGGTTCATTAA
- a CDS encoding S9 family peptidase, with the protein NEHILYTQDQAGEENWRVYSVTLETGETTDLTPFEGVQARIQAVSHKFPEEILIALNDRDPALHDIHRLNITTGERRLVMENEDFVEFTTDDNYNVRFAVRLTSDGGGEIFQATREGGWEPFMEIAMEDLLTTGIVGFDKTGTVFYMVDSRNRNTAAFFAMDLGTGEQTLIAEDPRADTSDFMIHPTEKIVQAVSFTYERKHWQIIDESIDGDLAYLKTVANGDVEVVSRTLNDDYWMVTYEVDDGPVQYYYDDREEKSTEFLFTQRMALESLSLAKMHFVVIESRDGLDLVNYYMLPVGSDSDFDGRPDEPLPMVLLVHGGPWARVSWGYDSWQQWLANRGYVVFTTNFRGSTGYGKEFINAGNLEWGGKMHDDLIDAVNWTVQEGIADPDRVAIMGGSYGGHATLWGMTNTPDTFACGVNIVGISNLTLFFETIPPYWQPVIELYATRMGDARTEEGRAFLAERSPLTYVDLIEKPLLIGHGANDPRVQQAESDQIVHAMQDANIPVTYLLYTDEGHGFARPENWLSFFAVTEVFLAEHLGGRYEPIGDDFEGSSVTVPVGAEEVPGLADALLE; encoded by the coding sequence AACGAGCACATCCTGTATACCCAGGACCAGGCTGGTGAAGAGAACTGGCGGGTCTACAGCGTGACCCTGGAGACGGGCGAGACCACCGACTTAACCCCATTTGAGGGCGTGCAAGCCCGCATCCAGGCGGTCAGCCATAAGTTCCCTGAAGAGATATTAATCGCCCTCAATGACCGTGATCCCGCACTTCATGACATCCATCGGCTCAACATCACAACCGGTGAGAGGCGTCTTGTCATGGAGAACGAGGATTTTGTGGAATTCACAACCGATGATAACTATAACGTCCGCTTTGCGGTGCGACTCACGTCTGACGGCGGAGGCGAGATATTCCAGGCAACCAGGGAGGGTGGCTGGGAGCCGTTTATGGAGATTGCAATGGAGGATTTGCTCACAACGGGTATCGTCGGGTTCGACAAGACCGGTACGGTTTTCTACATGGTCGATAGCCGCAACCGTAACACTGCAGCGTTCTTCGCAATGGACCTTGGAACTGGTGAGCAGACTTTGATCGCTGAGGATCCGCGTGCGGATACCAGTGATTTCATGATCCATCCGACTGAAAAGATTGTTCAGGCAGTCTCTTTCACCTACGAGCGCAAACACTGGCAGATTATTGACGAGTCCATCGATGGTGACCTTGCCTACCTGAAAACGGTTGCGAACGGCGATGTCGAGGTTGTGAGCCGAACACTCAACGATGACTACTGGATGGTTACCTACGAGGTGGATGATGGTCCGGTGCAATATTATTACGATGACCGCGAAGAAAAGAGCACAGAGTTCCTGTTCACGCAACGTATGGCACTGGAAAGTTTGTCTCTCGCAAAGATGCATTTTGTGGTCATCGAGTCGCGTGATGGGCTGGACCTGGTCAATTACTACATGCTGCCGGTTGGAAGCGACAGTGATTTCGATGGGCGTCCGGATGAGCCATTGCCGATGGTGTTGCTTGTTCACGGTGGACCATGGGCACGAGTCAGCTGGGGCTACGACTCATGGCAACAGTGGCTGGCTAACCGCGGCTATGTTGTTTTTACTACCAACTTCCGCGGCTCCACTGGATATGGTAAAGAATTCATCAATGCTGGTAATCTGGAGTGGGGCGGTAAGATGCACGATGACCTTATCGACGCTGTCAATTGGACTGTTCAGGAAGGTATCGCGGACCCAGATCGTGTGGCGATCATGGGTGGCAGTTACGGTGGACATGCAACGCTCTGGGGCATGACGAACACGCCTGATACGTTTGCCTGCGGCGTAAACATCGTGGGAATATCGAACCTGACCTTGTTCTTTGAGACGATTCCGCCGTACTGGCAGCCGGTGATCGAGCTCTATGCAACGCGCATGGGTGACGCCAGAACAGAAGAGGGCAGAGCGTTTCTTGCAGAGCGTTCGCCGCTGACCTATGTGGACCTGATCGAAAAGCCGCTACTGATCGGTCATGGTGCAAATGACCCGCGTGTCCAGCAGGCAGAGTCAGACCAGATCGTCCATGCGATGCAGGATGCAAACATACCGGTAACATATCTGCTATACACGGACGAGGGGCACGGCTTTGCCAGACCTGAGAATTGGCTGTCGTTTTTCGCAGTAACCGAAGTGTTCCTCGCCGAACATCTGGGCGGGCGGTACGAGCCTATCGGTGATGATTTCGAGGGTTCGAGCGTCACTGTTCCAGTCGGTGCTGAAGAGGTGCCGGGTCTTGCAGATGCTCTTTTGGAGTAG
- a CDS encoding ABC transporter permease — protein sequence MLLKMLKKDFLRKKIITIAVFIFIMLSATLISSGSNMFIDLSNSVDYLFEKSNAPHFVQYHSGEFNQTSIDEWTQDNELAKIQQTAESINIHESNVYFKDNPTPEEAGVMEMGFVKQNEHFDFLLDLQSQVIHVSEGEIAVPIYYMQKENLKIGDTLRIKNDKTQMEFAVVNFIRDVQMNPSIISSKRFVVSDTDFENLKENFGVIEYQIGFQLHDPGKISEFTNSYRLSDLPQKGPTIDYKLLKTLNALTDGLIAAVIMFISLLLNVVALLCLRFTILTTIEEDYKEIGVMKAIGILPPDIKRIYISKYFAMAAGACVSGYILSLFLNKIFSANIMLYIGSAPKSVIQLIIPFLATGLIFFIVLFFCMLTLRRFNRITAVEALRLGNTGESYTRNSFFLLYKNRFFNVNIFIGLRDVLLRFKLYALLFFVFFICTFIIIVPINFLNTIESDEFVTYMGMGHSEILIDLRHTENIVERFGDMVTYIEKDPDVEKFSTLIICKFNIINKDGYEESLLVGTGDSTVFPLEYLKGTAPIGDNEIALSYLIAQELEKSIGENIPMVVDDQIKMMQVSGIYQDITNGGKTAKAAIAPNHETALWYMVNLDVKTNIDEKMDEYAEAFYPAKVTDIDGYVDQTFENTTSQLKLLTLLAVIIAVLVAMLITSLFLKMLIAKDSSQIVIMKSLGFSLKDIQLQYITRALVVLNTGIILGTVFSNTIGQSMIGAILSMLGAPKIEFIINPYHAYILCPIGLIIIVTITTLLSIVSIKDLNMSDMNAE from the coding sequence ATGCTATTAAAGATGTTAAAGAAAGATTTTCTAAGAAAAAAGATCATAACTATAGCAGTTTTCATCTTTATCATGCTCTCTGCAACACTTATTTCCAGTGGTTCAAATATGTTTATTGATTTAAGTAATTCAGTAGATTATTTATTTGAAAAATCAAATGCACCGCATTTTGTCCAATATCATTCAGGAGAATTCAATCAGACCAGTATTGACGAATGGACCCAGGATAATGAACTTGCAAAAATTCAGCAAACGGCTGAATCGATAAATATTCACGAATCTAATGTTTATTTTAAGGATAATCCGACTCCGGAAGAAGCCGGTGTAATGGAAATGGGATTTGTAAAACAGAATGAACACTTTGATTTCTTACTCGATCTACAAAGTCAGGTAATTCATGTTTCAGAGGGTGAAATAGCTGTTCCTATCTACTACATGCAAAAAGAAAACCTGAAAATTGGTGATACACTTAGAATCAAGAATGACAAAACTCAAATGGAATTTGCAGTGGTTAATTTTATTCGGGATGTACAGATGAATCCATCCATAATAAGTTCAAAACGTTTTGTTGTAAGTGATACGGATTTTGAAAATCTTAAAGAGAATTTTGGGGTAATAGAATATCAGATCGGATTTCAATTACATGATCCAGGCAAAATAAGTGAGTTCACCAACTCCTATAGATTATCCGACCTGCCTCAAAAAGGTCCGACCATTGACTATAAATTACTTAAAACTCTTAATGCTTTAACTGACGGTCTTATTGCTGCTGTAATTATGTTTATTAGTTTATTACTCAATGTTGTAGCACTCCTCTGTCTGAGGTTTACCATCCTGACAACCATTGAAGAGGATTATAAGGAAATTGGGGTAATGAAAGCCATAGGGATTTTACCGCCGGATATAAAAAGAATATATATATCAAAGTATTTTGCTATGGCAGCAGGTGCTTGTGTATCTGGCTATATACTTTCATTGTTTTTGAATAAGATATTCTCTGCGAATATTATGCTTTATATAGGTTCTGCGCCAAAGAGTGTTATACAGTTAATAATTCCATTTTTGGCGACAGGTCTTATTTTCTTTATTGTCCTGTTTTTCTGCATGTTAACACTGAGAAGATTTAACAGAATTACAGCAGTAGAAGCTCTCCGATTGGGGAACACAGGTGAATCATATACAAGAAATAGTTTTTTCCTCCTTTATAAAAACAGATTCTTTAATGTTAATATCTTTATAGGGCTAAGGGATGTTCTTCTGCGATTCAAATTATACGCATTACTGTTCTTTGTGTTTTTCATCTGTACATTTATTATTATTGTTCCAATAAATTTTCTTAACACAATTGAGTCTGATGAGTTTGTTACCTATATGGGTATGGGACACAGTGAGATTCTTATTGATTTACGGCATACAGAAAATATCGTCGAACGATTTGGGGATATGGTCACTTATATAGAAAAAGATCCGGATGTAGAGAAATTTTCAACATTAATAATATGTAAGTTCAACATAATAAATAAAGATGGATATGAAGAAAGTCTTCTTGTCGGAACAGGAGATTCTACTGTTTTCCCATTGGAATACCTGAAGGGCACTGCACCAATAGGGGATAACGAGATAGCTCTTTCCTATCTGATAGCCCAAGAACTTGAAAAAAGCATTGGTGAAAATATACCAATGGTAGTAGATGATCAGATAAAGATGATGCAGGTAAGTGGAATCTACCAAGATATTACTAATGGCGGTAAAACGGCAAAAGCGGCTATAGCACCGAATCATGAAACGGCATTGTGGTATATGGTCAATTTAGATGTTAAAACAAATATTGATGAAAAAATGGATGAATATGCAGAAGCATTTTATCCGGCAAAAGTAACTGATATAGATGGCTATGTGGATCAGACATTTGAAAATACAACCAGTCAGTTAAAACTTCTGACACTACTAGCAGTGATAATTGCAGTTCTCGTGGCAATGCTGATCACATCACTGTTCTTAAAAATGCTGATTGCAAAAGATTCATCTCAAATAGTTATTATGAAAAGTCTTGGCTTTTCATTGAAAGATATCCAATTGCAGTATATAACAAGAGCATTAGTTGTATTAAACACAGGTATTATTCTCGGAACAGTTTTTTCAAATACTATAGGCCAGAGTATGATCGGTGCTATATTATCAATGCTAGGGGCACCAAAGATCGAGTTTATTATCAATCCTTATCATGCGTATATTCTATGCCCGATCGGATTGATCATCATAGTAACCATAACAACATTGCTAAGTATTGTATCTATAAAGGATCTCAATATGTCTGACATGAATGCAGAATGA
- a CDS encoding GNAT family N-acetyltransferase, producing the protein MSIKLEKYNPEKHDKHVIANLIYISDEEMNSLVFGEQERGIKVITKLMSMDNNYFSSPYLKCAIYEDEIVGAIVVFQVNKKSKLDTDSGKAFFKAMGFLAFLKKMPLFFKMAKITSGEMDENGYYIHTISVSPSYQGRGFGTRMIEMVAEKQNKLYLHVNVLNQRAQKFYTKIGFQPRSKDTMMYKGKEIGTYLMEKE; encoded by the coding sequence ATGAGCATTAAACTTGAAAAATATAATCCTGAAAAGCACGATAAGCATGTCATAGCGAATCTCATTTATATATCTGATGAAGAGATGAATTCATTGGTGTTTGGAGAACAAGAAAGGGGGATAAAGGTGATCACGAAACTGATGAGCATGGACAATAACTATTTTAGCTCCCCCTATCTTAAATGTGCGATATACGAAGACGAAATAGTCGGAGCAATTGTTGTTTTTCAAGTTAATAAAAAATCGAAGTTGGATACCGACTCAGGGAAAGCTTTTTTCAAAGCGATGGGATTTTTGGCATTCTTGAAAAAGATGCCGCTCTTCTTCAAGATGGCTAAGATCACATCGGGGGAGATGGATGAAAATGGATATTACATCCACACGATTAGTGTAAGTCCCTCATATCAAGGACGTGGATTTGGAACACGTATGATTGAGATGGTGGCAGAAAAGCAAAACAAATTGTATCTTCATGTGAATGTACTTAATCAACGAGCACAAAAATTTTATACAAAGATCGGATTTCAGCCTCGGTCTAAAGACACGATGATGTACAAAGGTAAGGAAATCGGTACATATTTGATGGAAAAAGAATAA
- a CDS encoding ABC transporter ATP-binding protein, translating to MNNILETKDLRKTYVLNKKEHNVLNNVDLQIKEGEFISVMGPSGSGKSTLLYNVSGMDKITAGSVVFKGIELSTLSEKEMSTLRLHEMGFVFQQINLLKNLDIIDNIIISAYMAKDRSRKEINHFAIELMEKTGIAELADNDITQASGGQLQRVAICRSLINNPKIIFGDEPTGALNSKSANEIMDMFIVINESGTTIMLVTHDVKVASKTERVLYMVDGKIVSEYNLGKFKEEDKDSSEREEKLSKWLLKMDW from the coding sequence ATGAATAATATATTAGAAACTAAAGATTTACGTAAGACATATGTGCTAAATAAAAAAGAACATAATGTACTTAACAATGTAGATCTGCAGATAAAAGAAGGTGAGTTTATATCCGTTATGGGACCATCTGGTTCCGGTAAGTCAACATTACTTTATAATGTCAGCGGAATGGATAAAATAACTGCCGGCAGTGTCGTGTTTAAGGGTATTGAATTATCAACTTTATCAGAGAAAGAAATGTCAACATTACGACTGCACGAAATGGGATTTGTTTTTCAGCAGATAAATTTGTTAAAAAACCTCGATATAATTGATAACATTATTATATCAGCATATATGGCAAAAGACAGGAGCCGTAAAGAAATTAATCACTTCGCAATTGAATTGATGGAAAAAACAGGTATCGCCGAACTTGCAGACAATGACATAACACAGGCTTCAGGTGGTCAGCTTCAAAGAGTTGCAATTTGCAGATCGCTTATTAATAATCCAAAGATTATATTCGGAGATGAACCTACAGGCGCTTTAAATTCAAAATCTGCAAATGAAATAATGGACATGTTTATAGTCATAAACGAGTCCGGAACGACTATTATGTTAGTTACGCATGATGTTAAAGTGGCATCAAAAACAGAACGTGTTCTCTATATGGTTGATGGCAAAATAGTGAGTGAGTACAATCTTGGCAAATTTAAGGAGGAAGATAAAGATAGCAGTGAGAGAGAAGAAAAACTATCAAAGTGGCTATTAAAAATGGATTGGTAA
- a CDS encoding DUF3267 domain-containing protein, whose protein sequence is MKEQQPFNLDECKEIGKLEMTKEVVVTLIGMGTLALFAFGFFFTSLYTLFTGNVGFNFTSGTILISVALFVGTMVLHELIHGAFMSKYGGKPIYGAGIAYFILPYFYATSKTVFPRNQYIVIAIAPLVVISLVVIGIMAAFPSIAHWMFIPFIINASGAVGDMWVTRNVLRYPKHVILEDRKTGLIIYGKETDKPINISTTGFVSRFSKVFILCFFAVGCLMGIAPIPLSILGVESLTIGPTNSIFTIFEYHSIGEGFGFHLYPLSILAVSVILGLVYAIIKSPKTKNVRAD, encoded by the coding sequence ATGAAAGAACAACAACCATTCAACCTTGATGAATGTAAAGAAATTGGAAAATTGGAAATGACAAAAGAAGTTGTAGTAACATTAATTGGGATGGGAACATTAGCTCTATTTGCTTTTGGATTTTTTTTCACATCACTATATACACTATTTACCGGGAACGTTGGCTTTAACTTTACAAGCGGCACAATTCTTATTTCAGTAGCTCTCTTCGTTGGTACAATGGTATTGCACGAACTCATCCATGGTGCATTTATGTCAAAATACGGAGGCAAGCCAATTTATGGTGCAGGTATTGCATATTTCATTCTTCCCTATTTCTACGCCACCTCAAAAACTGTTTTTCCACGCAACCAGTACATAGTGATCGCTATTGCGCCGTTGGTTGTGATCTCACTGGTTGTAATAGGAATCATGGCTGCTTTTCCATCAATTGCACACTGGATGTTCATACCGTTTATAATAAATGCTTCTGGAGCAGTGGGCGATATGTGGGTGACACGTAACGTACTGAGATATCCGAAACATGTAATACTGGAAGATCGAAAAACCGGCTTGATAATTTATGGAAAAGAAACTGATAAACCCATTAATATCTCTACAACAGGATTTGTTTCAAGATTTTCTAAAGTATTCATACTCTGTTTCTTTGCGGTAGGATGTCTAATGGGTATCGCGCCAATACCTCTGAGTATTTTAGGAGTGGAATCTTTGACAATTGGACCCACGAATAGTATTTTCACAATTTTTGAATATCATAGCATAGGGGAAGGTTTCGGTTTCCATTTATACCCCCTATCAATATTAGCCGTAAGCGTGATTTTGGGTTTGGTTTATGCGATTATCAAATCTCCAAAAACCAAAAATGTCCGAGCAGATTGA
- a CDS encoding MFS transporter: MNIDPKSKNLSSKFHQIWFGEFISMIGSGLTIFALGVYVYQQTHTASSYTLILLCVFVPPFLLKPFGGILADRYDRRLMMLIGDLGATLGLLFILFMMLKGDIQLWQIYLGIATSSTFSAFQEPAFKALVTDFLPEDQYAKASGLMQLATSSQYLISPFLAGILLTIIDIKFIFMIDISTFLIASVIIIWIRKTLGTNKTEQPKQDFIADFKEGIYEFSRNKGVVWLVGTIMIVLFFVGLLQSLFFPMLLSLTDPKTTGITQSICASGMLIGSLFIGLFGSKSKHVKVLSISLFLAGLFFANIGLSTSIIFITMAGFMFFAVLPFVNTSIEVLIRKNIDNKKQGRVWSIISTITYFGSIVAFVVAGFLADKVFNPLLEVNGKLTGTVGSIIGMGEGRGIGLILIISGIIISFISIIIFKNRFIKNLDIN, translated from the coding sequence ATGAATATTGATCCCAAATCAAAAAATTTGTCTTCCAAATTCCATCAAATTTGGTTTGGAGAATTCATCTCAATGATCGGTAGTGGTCTCACTATCTTTGCCTTAGGAGTATATGTTTATCAACAGACTCATACGGCTTCAAGTTATACGCTTATACTTCTTTGTGTTTTCGTGCCACCATTTCTTCTAAAACCTTTCGGTGGCATTTTAGCGGATCGTTATGACCGGCGTTTAATGATGCTGATTGGAGACTTGGGAGCAACACTTGGTTTGTTATTCATATTATTTATGATGTTGAAGGGCGACATCCAATTATGGCAAATTTATTTAGGAATTGCAACCAGTTCAACTTTTTCCGCGTTTCAAGAGCCGGCTTTCAAAGCTTTAGTTACTGATTTCCTCCCAGAGGATCAATATGCTAAAGCCAGTGGATTAATGCAACTGGCCACCTCATCTCAATATTTAATATCACCTTTTTTAGCAGGGATTTTACTAACGATAATTGATATTAAATTTATTTTTATGATTGATATCTCTACCTTTTTGATTGCTAGTGTAATTATTATTTGGATAAGAAAAACTTTAGGAACAAACAAAACAGAGCAGCCAAAACAAGACTTTATTGCCGATTTCAAAGAAGGTATTTATGAATTTTCCAGGAACAAAGGTGTCGTTTGGTTAGTTGGTACCATAATGATTGTTTTATTTTTTGTAGGATTATTGCAGTCACTCTTTTTTCCTATGCTTCTTTCGTTAACCGATCCGAAAACTACGGGGATTACCCAGTCTATCTGCGCATCAGGTATGTTGATCGGAAGTTTATTTATCGGTTTGTTTGGCAGTAAAAGTAAACATGTGAAAGTATTATCCATTTCGTTATTCCTGGCTGGTCTATTTTTTGCGAACATCGGACTCTCAACAAGCATCATCTTTATCACAATGGCGGGTTTCATGTTCTTCGCTGTTTTACCTTTTGTTAATACATCAATTGAAGTTTTGATTCGAAAAAATATTGATAACAAAAAGCAAGGACGTGTTTGGTCGATTATTTCGACAATTACTTACTTTGGTTCTATTGTGGCTTTTGTTGTAGCTGGTTTTTTGGCAGATAAAGTTTTTAATCCTCTCCTGGAAGTAAATGGAAAATTGACAGGAACCGTTGGTTCCATTATTGGAATGGGAGAAGGTAGAGGAATTGGTTTAATACTCATAATTTCTGGAATAATAATTTCATTTATAAGTATAATAATTTTTAAAAATAGATTTATAAAAAATTTAGACATAAATTGA
- a CDS encoding PIN domain-containing protein, whose protein sequence is MPHRPIESVLFDTSFLLNDLPDVDKIIKILQRGRVSCYISRTIQSEMDDLYYVGSISRQKYTRGLARCRKARASLLDSDRNFL, encoded by the coding sequence ATGCCCCACAGACCCATTGAAAGTGTACTGTTCGACACGTCGTTTTTGTTGAACGACTTGCCTGACGTGGATAAAATTATCAAGATACTGCAAAGGGGCCGGGTCTCATGTTATATTTCCCGTACGATCCAGAGTGAAATGGATGACCTGTATTATGTGGGCAGTATATCCAGACAAAAATACACCAGGGGTCTTGCCAGGTGTAGAAAAGCAAGGGCCAGTCTTCTGGACAGCGACCGTAACTTTCTGTAA